One genomic region from Prevotella sp. Rep29 encodes:
- a CDS encoding TonB-dependent siderophore receptor has product MKKSFFLLSLLYICIMATAQETPDSTDVFFRHLNLSEVVVTGVAGETKLKNASTPISLITNDELHHTAASNIIDAIARKPGLSQITTGSGISKPVIRGLGYNRLIVVSDGIRQEGQQWGDEHGIEIDGNNVGSVEILKGPASLMYGSDAMAGVLVFNSEPIVPLGEVRGSLSSEYQSNNGLLGYSLRIGGNQKGLAWSLRYSGKHAHAYKNRYDGYVSNSQFSEQALSALLGIHRDWGFSRLRLSYFQTTPSIIEGERDEETGELERPYEKVKTYGHGLPYQKVYHYKAVWDNSIRIGDGRLKAIVGYQQNQRKEFEEEDDPNRYGLYFQLHTLNYDFRYTINENEGWKTAIGTNGMYQRSLNKGDEYLIPAYRLFDIGLYLTTGKEFGRWSVNGGIRFDRRNIHSEALTDDGEERFEQFSRHFNGVTGSIGAVWHLTPVLNLRANIARGFRAPNISELGSNGVHEGTIRYELGNHQLKAEYSWQADLGADFSSKWVSAQVNLFATAIDNYIFLHRIDGVQTEGYNTYKFDSGDARLYGLEAELDFHPFHSLHIGNTFSMVNATQRHQPRESKYLPFTPPARWNAEVKYEITHDGQLLNNAFVAVGMTCNFRQNHFYAAEQTETATPGYTLFNLSAGSDLTVRGKKVASLFMEVSNLTNKAYQHHLSRLKYADVNPVTGRRGVFNMGRNIIVKLQIPIM; this is encoded by the coding sequence ATGAAAAAAAGTTTTTTCCTGCTGTCACTATTATATATATGTATAATGGCGACGGCACAGGAGACGCCCGATTCTACGGACGTTTTCTTCCGACACCTCAATCTGAGCGAGGTGGTCGTGACGGGTGTGGCTGGCGAAACAAAGCTGAAGAATGCTTCCACTCCCATTTCGCTCATCACCAACGATGAGCTTCACCACACAGCGGCATCGAACATCATCGACGCCATCGCCCGCAAGCCGGGACTTTCGCAAATCACCACCGGCAGCGGCATTTCGAAACCCGTCATTCGCGGACTGGGCTACAACCGACTGATTGTCGTGAGCGACGGCATCCGCCAGGAAGGACAGCAATGGGGCGACGAGCACGGCATAGAAATCGACGGCAACAACGTCGGCAGCGTCGAGATTCTGAAAGGTCCGGCAAGTTTGATGTACGGCTCCGATGCGATGGCTGGCGTACTGGTGTTCAACAGCGAGCCGATTGTTCCGCTGGGAGAAGTGCGCGGAAGCCTCTCAAGCGAATACCAGTCCAACAACGGGCTGCTGGGCTACTCGCTCCGCATCGGCGGTAACCAGAAAGGACTGGCATGGAGCCTCCGCTACAGCGGCAAGCACGCCCATGCCTACAAAAACCGCTACGACGGCTACGTGAGCAACTCGCAATTCAGCGAACAGGCGCTGTCGGCACTGCTCGGCATCCACCGCGACTGGGGCTTTTCGCGTTTACGCCTCAGCTATTTCCAAACCACACCGAGCATCATCGAAGGCGAACGCGATGAGGAGACGGGAGAACTGGAGCGCCCATACGAAAAGGTGAAGACCTACGGGCACGGTCTCCCCTACCAGAAGGTGTACCACTACAAAGCGGTGTGGGACAACTCCATACGAATCGGAGACGGACGGTTGAAAGCCATTGTCGGCTACCAGCAAAACCAACGGAAGGAGTTCGAAGAAGAGGACGACCCCAACCGCTATGGGCTCTACTTCCAACTGCACACGCTGAACTATGATTTCCGTTATACCATCAACGAGAACGAAGGTTGGAAAACTGCAATCGGAACAAACGGAATGTACCAGCGCTCGCTGAACAAAGGCGACGAATACCTGATTCCGGCATACAGGCTGTTCGACATCGGACTCTACCTGACGACGGGAAAGGAATTTGGACGATGGAGCGTGAACGGCGGCATACGGTTCGACCGCCGCAACATCCACAGCGAGGCACTGACCGACGACGGGGAGGAGCGCTTCGAGCAGTTCTCACGCCACTTCAACGGCGTGACGGGAAGCATCGGGGCGGTGTGGCATCTCACGCCAGTGCTCAACCTGCGTGCCAACATTGCACGGGGATTCCGCGCACCGAACATCAGCGAACTGGGGTCGAACGGCGTGCACGAAGGAACCATCCGATACGAACTGGGCAACCACCAACTGAAAGCGGAATACAGCTGGCAGGCAGACTTGGGGGCAGACTTCTCTTCGAAATGGGTTTCCGCACAAGTAAACCTGTTTGCCACAGCCATCGACAACTACATCTTCCTGCACAGAATAGACGGCGTGCAGACGGAAGGCTACAACACTTACAAATTTGACAGCGGGGACGCACGCCTCTACGGGCTTGAAGCGGAACTGGATTTCCACCCGTTCCACAGCCTGCACATCGGAAACACCTTCTCAATGGTCAACGCCACACAGCGCCACCAACCGCGCGAGAGCAAGTATCTGCCGTTCACGCCCCCAGCAAGATGGAACGCCGAGGTGAAATACGAGATTACGCACGACGGACAGTTGCTGAACAACGCCTTCGTCGCTGTGGGCATGACGTGCAATTTCCGACAGAACCACTTCTACGCAGCTGAACAAACGGAGACAGCAACGCCCGGCTACACGCTGTTCAACCTCTCGGCTGGGAGCGACCTGACGGTGCGCGGAAAGAAGGTTGCCAGCCTGTTCATGGAAGTGAGCAACCTGACGAACAAGGCTTACCAGCATCATCTCAGCCGGTTGAAATATGCGGACGTGAACCCTGTCACCGGACGAAGGGGCGTATTCAACATGGGACGCAACATCATCGTCAAACTGCAAATACCGATTATGTAG
- a CDS encoding YafY family protein — MATNKNALIRYKHLDVLLSDRHHYYDINDLTEMVNSMLSNNGFKTVTRRCIEKDLVSLTESPFNAPIKRFKWNGKNCVTYKNSSFSIFEQELSGEERHLLHEVLNTLGQFEGLAHFEWLEMFKIGLGFEECRQIISFSNNPYLVNSSLLGTLFDQISNKVVIRLSYHTFADTTVRDIVFHPYLLKQYNDRWFLLGATDGDKKILTFALDRIDKVEPLPEKKYAECSEDFYERFEDIVGVTYYEDRPVEHILCWVSDASKGYIDTKPIHGSYTPIKGEKDQQLHEQYPQLQGGLFFTLDCINNYELIRELCSYGKELIVLSSDGIVADEVKKRICEMNEQYNCILNSKK; from the coding sequence ATGGCAACAAATAAAAACGCTCTCATACGCTATAAACATTTAGATGTGCTTCTATCAGATCGTCATCATTATTATGATATTAACGACCTGACAGAGATGGTAAATTCCATGCTTTCTAATAATGGTTTTAAGACCGTCACACGTCGTTGCATAGAGAAAGATCTTGTGTCTCTTACGGAAAGTCCTTTCAATGCACCTATCAAGCGTTTCAAGTGGAATGGGAAGAACTGTGTGACCTACAAGAATTCCTCTTTTTCTATCTTCGAACAAGAATTAAGCGGTGAGGAGCGACATCTACTTCACGAGGTGCTCAATACCCTTGGACAATTCGAGGGTTTAGCCCACTTCGAATGGTTGGAGATGTTCAAGATTGGGTTGGGGTTTGAGGAATGTCGACAGATTATCAGCTTCAGCAACAATCCTTATTTGGTAAACTCCAGTCTGTTGGGAACCCTCTTCGACCAGATTTCCAACAAAGTAGTTATTCGCCTTTCGTATCACACTTTTGCTGATACAACTGTTCGCGACATCGTTTTCCATCCCTATTTGTTGAAGCAGTATAATGACCGTTGGTTCCTGCTTGGTGCTACCGATGGTGACAAAAAGATTCTCACTTTCGCCCTTGACAGAATCGACAAGGTCGAACCTCTTCCCGAAAAGAAATATGCTGAGTGTTCGGAAGACTTTTATGAGCGTTTTGAAGATATCGTAGGAGTTACCTATTATGAAGATCGTCCTGTTGAACATATCCTCTGTTGGGTAAGTGATGCCTCTAAGGGATATATCGATACCAAACCCATTCATGGAAGTTATACACCTATAAAAGGAGAAAAAGACCAACAGTTGCATGAACAATATCCCCAACTTCAGGGCGGCTTGTTCTTCACTTTGGACTGCATCAACAATTATGAGCTTATCCGCGAACTATGTTCCTATGGCAAAGAACTCATCGTACTAAGCTCTGACGGAATCGTTGCGGATGAAGTGAAGAAAAGAATTTGCGAGATGAATGAGCAATATAATTGTATTTTAAATAGCAAAAAGTAG
- a CDS encoding YhcG family protein: MNEIVFQNRNEQFAEVVSMIQHTRNEVVRLANTSLIDLYWRIGKYIFDKISVSEWGDGVVKQLADYIERNSPETKGFSDKNLWRMKQFYETYNGMDEKLSTLLRQISWSNNLTIMSRCKTHEEREFYLNLCIHDHLSFRQLNRQIDSALYERNKIGAPKLSPVLREIAPQAEQLFRDQYIMEFIGGKEYQHENSMKAALVKQMKRFILELGKDFLFIDEEYRLQVGNSDFRIDLLFYHRELQCLVAFELKTEKFKPEHLGQLNFYLEALDRDVRKPKENPSIGILLCKDKDDTVVEYALSRSLSPTMVAEYQLCLPDKTLLQQKLHDIIEQDS, from the coding sequence ATGAACGAAATAGTATTCCAAAACAGAAATGAGCAGTTTGCTGAGGTCGTTTCAATGATTCAGCATACAAGGAATGAAGTCGTGAGACTAGCCAATACCTCTCTTATAGACCTCTATTGGAGAATAGGCAAGTACATCTTTGATAAAATTTCCGTTTCAGAATGGGGTGACGGCGTAGTCAAACAACTAGCTGATTATATTGAAAGGAATAGTCCTGAAACAAAAGGCTTTTCTGACAAAAACCTTTGGCGAATGAAGCAGTTCTATGAGACATATAATGGCATGGACGAAAAACTCTCAACACTGTTGAGACAAATTAGTTGGTCGAATAATTTGACAATAATGAGTCGTTGCAAAACCCATGAAGAAAGGGAATTTTATCTGAATCTATGTATTCATGATCATCTTTCATTTCGCCAGTTAAATCGCCAAATCGATAGTGCTCTTTATGAAAGGAATAAAATAGGGGCTCCAAAACTCTCACCAGTGTTGAGAGAAATTGCGCCCCAGGCAGAACAGTTATTCCGAGACCAATATATCATGGAGTTTATCGGAGGAAAGGAGTATCAGCACGAGAACAGCATGAAGGCAGCGCTGGTTAAACAGATGAAGAGGTTTATTCTAGAACTCGGAAAAGACTTCCTGTTCATCGACGAAGAGTACCGTTTACAGGTAGGCAATAGTGATTTCCGTATTGATTTGTTGTTCTATCATAGAGAGCTACAATGCCTTGTGGCTTTCGAACTGAAGACAGAGAAATTCAAGCCAGAGCACCTTGGCCAGTTGAATTTCTATTTGGAGGCTCTTGATAGAGATGTCAGAAAACCGAAGGAGAATCCAAGCATAGGCATACTCCTTTGTAAAGACAAGGATGATACGGTGGTGGAATATGCTTTGAGTCGTAGTCTTTCGCCTACAATGGTAGCGGAATATCAGCTTTGCCTTCCAGATAAGACGCTTTTGCAACAAAAGTTGCATGACATAATAGAACAAGATTCTTGA
- a CDS encoding AAA family ATPase codes for MTFTWIPFYKEFAKELLLFRNDRKPLVDWIYDNLQGHINHLKDAPDGRRVPDIDPFSVFAIINRSITWQKKKDICIKFKNFLNVSAPVPQDFIGVPEMNAQRTNFMAFEDRRKDGDIERLWKLFEDAVLDKNIEDSYNALNGQFLIKYNITIGLFWIQPDKYLALDGHNRDKLTSLGIASFDGNFVSYSEYEKIMKRLTEKMKSGEIVGCTSFVEFSHDAYIEENGTKDVVKEDNLRKINTSTQYWTFSPGEKASKWSQCIEEGIMCIGWDEIGDLSQYSSREDMRLDVKKHYPSDGNAKNDSLALWQFANEMRIGDIVFAKKGMTKIIGRGIVVSDYIYAPSRTTYKHIRKVQWTHVGEWTTDDKHAMKTLTNVTKYTDYVERLKEIVEGVINPVNNDSSTKQYWWLTGSPKYWSPSKNWELGDDIDYTLYNEKGNKRRIFKHFHEAKPGDIVIVYESIPVLQIVAIGRVVSETDGEVLYIRKIEELLSPVPYSEILNNPILKKSEPVMNRCQGSLFRLANDEYDEVMRLIRKENPEPIIEEEEQTEEYANYTDEDFLAEVYMDEYQLLTLKSLLLRKKNLILQGAPGVGKTFTAQRLAFAIMGMKDESRVKVIQFHQNYSYEDFVMGYKPNEEGGFSLINGIFYDFCQQAKLHREMQYFLIIDEINRGNMSKIFGELLQLIEADNREHPIQLAYNRQRFSVPSNLYIIGMMNTADRSLAMIDYALRRRFSFYEMKPGFETNAFNAYISKWDTPQLRKLIKAIVELNKVIENDGSLGAGFCIGHSYLCNLEKDYDLNSIVEYDIIPMLREYWFDNDSKFNQEAQKLRNALL; via the coding sequence ATGACATTTACATGGATACCTTTTTATAAAGAGTTTGCTAAAGAACTCTTACTATTTAGAAATGACAGGAAACCGTTGGTAGATTGGATATATGACAACCTGCAAGGTCATATCAACCATCTGAAAGATGCACCTGATGGTAGGCGGGTGCCAGATATAGACCCATTCTCAGTTTTTGCGATCATTAATCGTAGCATTACTTGGCAAAAGAAAAAAGATATCTGTATCAAGTTTAAGAATTTCTTAAATGTTTCTGCGCCAGTTCCTCAAGATTTTATTGGTGTTCCAGAGATGAATGCCCAAAGAACAAACTTTATGGCATTTGAAGATCGTCGTAAAGATGGAGATATAGAAAGATTGTGGAAGCTTTTTGAGGATGCAGTATTAGATAAGAATATTGAAGATTCATATAATGCTCTTAATGGTCAATTTCTAATCAAATACAATATTACTATTGGCTTGTTTTGGATACAACCAGATAAATATCTCGCATTAGATGGTCATAATAGAGATAAATTGACTTCGCTAGGAATTGCATCTTTTGATGGGAATTTTGTCTCTTATAGCGAATATGAAAAAATAATGAAGCGTCTTACTGAAAAGATGAAATCTGGAGAGATTGTTGGTTGTACTAGCTTTGTAGAGTTCTCACACGACGCTTACATAGAAGAAAACGGGACAAAAGATGTGGTGAAAGAGGATAATTTGAGAAAGATAAATACTAGTACACAGTATTGGACCTTTTCACCTGGTGAGAAAGCCTCAAAGTGGTCGCAATGTATAGAAGAAGGAATTATGTGTATTGGTTGGGATGAGATAGGTGATTTGTCACAATACTCATCTCGTGAAGACATGAGGTTAGACGTAAAAAAGCATTATCCTTCTGATGGCAACGCTAAAAATGACTCTTTGGCTCTTTGGCAATTTGCGAATGAAATGAGAATTGGGGATATTGTGTTTGCGAAAAAAGGAATGACGAAAATCATTGGACGAGGCATAGTCGTGTCAGATTACATATATGCCCCCTCGCGCACAACTTACAAGCATATAAGGAAAGTTCAATGGACGCATGTCGGGGAATGGACAACAGATGATAAACATGCGATGAAAACACTGACTAATGTTACAAAATATACTGATTATGTGGAAAGACTAAAAGAAATTGTTGAAGGCGTCATCAACCCAGTCAACAATGATTCATCGACAAAACAATATTGGTGGTTAACAGGTAGTCCGAAATACTGGAGTCCGTCAAAGAATTGGGAATTAGGGGATGATATAGACTATACACTTTATAATGAGAAAGGAAACAAGCGGCGCATTTTCAAACATTTCCATGAGGCAAAGCCTGGCGATATCGTGATTGTATATGAATCAATACCTGTGTTGCAAATTGTTGCAATAGGACGTGTGGTTTCAGAAACAGATGGAGAGGTCCTGTATATTCGTAAGATTGAAGAATTGTTGTCGCCAGTTCCATATTCCGAGATCCTGAACAATCCTATTCTAAAAAAATCGGAGCCAGTTATGAATCGTTGTCAAGGTAGCCTTTTCCGACTTGCCAATGATGAATATGATGAAGTGATGCGACTCATTCGCAAAGAAAATCCAGAGCCGATCATAGAAGAGGAAGAGCAAACAGAAGAATATGCTAATTATACGGATGAAGACTTCTTGGCGGAAGTGTACATGGATGAATATCAGTTGCTGACGTTGAAATCCTTGTTGCTGCGTAAGAAGAATCTGATTCTGCAGGGCGCTCCTGGTGTTGGCAAAACCTTTACAGCCCAACGGCTTGCTTTCGCTATTATGGGTATGAAAGATGAGTCTCGTGTGAAAGTTATCCAGTTCCACCAGAACTATAGCTATGAAGATTTTGTAATGGGCTATAAACCGAATGAAGAAGGTGGCTTTTCTCTCATCAATGGTATTTTCTACGACTTTTGTCAACAAGCAAAATTACATCGCGAAATGCAATATTTCTTGATTATCGACGAAATCAATCGCGGAAATATGAGTAAAATTTTCGGTGAGTTGTTACAACTGATAGAAGCTGACAATCGTGAGCATCCTATCCAGTTGGCTTATAACAGGCAGCGCTTCTCAGTGCCAAGCAACTTGTATATTATTGGTATGATGAATACAGCCGACAGAAGTCTGGCGATGATTGATTATGCTCTGCGTCGTAGGTTCAGTTTCTATGAGATGAAGCCTGGATTTGAAACAAATGCGTTTAATGCGTATATTTCCAAGTGGGATACACCTCAGCTTAGAAAACTGATTAAGGCCATTGTTGAATTGAATAAAGTTATTGAAAACGATGGCTCGCTTGGGGCAGGTTTCTGTATAGGTCATAGCTATCTATGTAATTTAGAAAAAGATTACGATTTGAATAGTATTGTGGAATATGACATTATCCCAATGCTTCGTGAATATTGGTTTGATAATGACAGTAAATTCAATCAAGAAGCGCAGAAATTAAGGAATGCTTTGCTATGA
- the mcrC gene encoding 5-methylcytosine-specific restriction endonuclease system specificity protein McrC, with amino-acid sequence MTEDKGKLIHNIYYMLAYAFQELRQNNYAEIEGETFDNIYDLFAEILARGISYQLKQGLHREYVAKNESMHTIKGKIDINGTIANRVRNIRQVVCDYDELSENNVYNQILLTTSTILIRHSDVKKETKAKLKQVMLFFQNVESIDLHTIRWNSLRFDRNNRNYRMLIYLCYFIVCEWLMTTEEGDFKMREFSDDNMCRLFEKFVLEYYKKHYPELKPCAEQIGWNVVNETTDVSILPIMQTDVLLSLGQRTLIIDTKYYSKIMQQQYGKESLRNSHLYQIRTYVNEYDRDHLHNVDGMLLYAKTQVDDITDAQISHRDGFTLYIRTLDLNSDFDEIRKRLDSFICCDTIEFQNSQHC; translated from the coding sequence ATGACGGAAGATAAAGGCAAACTGATTCATAATATTTACTATATGTTGGCTTATGCTTTTCAAGAGCTTAGGCAGAATAACTATGCGGAGATAGAGGGCGAGACGTTTGATAATATATACGACCTCTTTGCTGAGATATTAGCCAGAGGTATATCCTATCAACTGAAACAGGGACTTCATCGTGAATATGTGGCTAAAAACGAATCGATGCACACTATAAAAGGGAAGATAGATATCAATGGTACTATTGCCAATAGAGTGCGCAACATTCGTCAGGTAGTGTGTGATTATGATGAGTTGTCAGAGAACAATGTGTACAACCAGATACTCTTGACTACGTCAACTATTTTGATAAGACATTCTGATGTAAAAAAAGAAACAAAGGCAAAACTAAAACAAGTAATGCTGTTCTTCCAAAATGTTGAGTCTATAGATCTGCATACTATACGTTGGAACTCCTTGCGATTTGATCGTAATAATAGGAATTATCGCATGTTGATTTATCTTTGCTATTTCATAGTGTGCGAATGGCTTATGACAACAGAAGAAGGAGATTTTAAGATGCGAGAATTCTCAGACGATAATATGTGTCGGCTTTTCGAGAAGTTTGTGTTAGAGTATTATAAGAAACATTATCCAGAATTAAAGCCTTGTGCAGAACAGATAGGTTGGAATGTTGTGAATGAAACTACGGATGTTTCCATATTACCAATAATGCAAACAGATGTTTTGTTATCGTTGGGGCAAAGGACCTTGATTATCGATACAAAATATTATTCAAAGATTATGCAACAGCAATATGGGAAAGAGAGTCTTCGTAATAGTCATCTTTATCAGATACGGACTTATGTAAATGAGTATGACAGGGACCATCTTCATAATGTGGATGGTATGTTGTTATATGCCAAGACTCAAGTAGATGATATTACAGATGCACAAATTTCTCATCGTGATGGCTTTACGCTTTATATTCGTACGTTGGATTTAAACTCCGATTTTGATGAAATAAGAAAACGTTTAGATAGTTTTATTTGTTGTGATACAATAGAATTTCAAAACTCTCAACACTGTTGA
- a CDS encoding metallophosphoesterase, with the protein MKKVMVIPDVHGRIFWKEPVKKYLDVVDRVVFLGDYLDPYEGEDGLADDIFENMMEIIALKQSNMEKVVLLKGNHDQHYISELFEIMAGGTRMDQQNWNKYHQTFMKYKDLFRIAHYEQVGKMPYVFSHAGLTLYWLKKVNEKVWHLFDSKISVTDPEIIERINLLDDEGRGQEMLAVIGSYRSGFGEKTGSVLWADIEEHAIPNAPKAYGLNKVFQVFGHSMLIEGCDKIEYDNFCMIDSQQCFMIDSENKKKIVAVK; encoded by the coding sequence ATGAAGAAAGTAATGGTCATCCCCGATGTGCATGGGCGCATCTTTTGGAAAGAACCTGTCAAGAAGTATTTGGATGTTGTTGATAGGGTGGTATTTCTTGGTGACTATCTTGATCCGTACGAGGGTGAAGATGGATTGGCTGATGATATCTTCGAAAATATGATGGAGATTATAGCACTGAAGCAGAGCAACATGGAAAAGGTTGTGCTACTGAAAGGCAATCATGACCAGCATTATATTTCGGAACTATTTGAGATAATGGCTGGTGGCACGCGCATGGATCAGCAGAACTGGAACAAGTATCATCAGACGTTCATGAAATACAAGGATTTGTTCCGAATTGCACATTATGAGCAGGTAGGTAAGATGCCGTATGTATTCTCGCATGCAGGTTTGACACTTTATTGGCTGAAGAAAGTAAATGAAAAAGTGTGGCATCTGTTTGACAGTAAGATTTCCGTGACAGACCCAGAAATTATAGAAAGAATAAACCTATTGGACGATGAGGGGCGCGGACAGGAAATGCTGGCGGTCATTGGAAGTTATCGTTCGGGCTTCGGAGAAAAGACAGGAAGCGTTCTTTGGGCAGATATAGAAGAACATGCTATTCCTAATGCCCCTAAAGCATACGGTCTGAATAAAGTTTTTCAAGTGTTTGGGCACTCAATGCTTATTGAGGGGTGTGACAAAATAGAATATGATAATTTCTGTATGATTGACTCCCAGCAATGTTTCATGATAGATAGTGAAAACAAAAAGAAAATCGTTGCCGTTAAATAG
- a CDS encoding IS1634 family transposase: MYVRKKHNRSGSTSVVVVSKASGKYKEIKSFGSSTSEEEIHSLCDKAAAWIRSFGGQQELDFDDRKGKEVEETERFLSNIDNVLINGTRLLLDQVYDSIGFNRIPDEILRHLVIARVSQPRSKLATVDYLKSYYDEDVDLNHIYRYMDKLYNTQMELAQQISVEHTRKLFGGKIGLMFYDVTTLYFETAQTDVLREPGFSKDGKTAESQVILGLLVSEGGYPLSYSLFNGSQYEGFTMIPMIDDFKQRFNLGKDFVVVADSGLMNKNNVTLLQEAGYNYILGARIKSESASVKQWILSLEKVDKACYDYKRENGERLIVSYSDKRAKKDAYNRDRGIVRLRKAYKTGRITKSQVNKRGYNKFLEISKDIEVVISEEKIAEDCQWDGLKGYITNTDLDAERVIAEYHGLWVVERAFRISKGTLEMRPMFHFTERRIEAHVCICFIAYKVYKELERLIAINKIGMSVDKVLEAAKTITTIRVRMPKNGTYFTKTLFLTEKHLAVKPLFDISGNKS; the protein is encoded by the coding sequence ATGTATGTACGCAAGAAACACAATCGTTCCGGCTCTACAAGTGTGGTAGTGGTCAGTAAAGCGAGTGGAAAGTATAAAGAAATAAAATCGTTTGGCTCCTCTACATCCGAAGAGGAAATACATTCATTATGCGATAAGGCTGCTGCATGGATACGTTCATTTGGCGGTCAGCAAGAACTTGACTTTGATGACCGCAAGGGAAAGGAAGTCGAGGAGACAGAGCGTTTCCTTAGCAATATTGACAACGTGTTGATAAACGGTACTCGGCTTCTGCTTGATCAAGTCTATGACAGCATCGGCTTCAACCGGATTCCCGATGAGATTCTGCGTCATTTGGTAATCGCAAGGGTGTCGCAGCCCAGAAGCAAACTTGCCACAGTAGATTACCTGAAGTCATATTATGATGAAGATGTTGACCTCAACCACATCTATCGCTACATGGACAAGCTCTACAATACCCAGATGGAGCTTGCGCAGCAGATTAGCGTAGAGCACACCCGGAAACTGTTCGGAGGCAAGATTGGATTGATGTTCTACGACGTGACGACGCTCTACTTTGAGACAGCACAGACGGACGTATTGCGTGAACCGGGGTTTTCAAAGGATGGAAAGACGGCAGAGTCACAGGTTATACTCGGTCTGCTTGTATCAGAAGGAGGCTACCCGCTTTCATACTCTCTGTTCAACGGCAGCCAGTATGAGGGCTTCACCATGATACCAATGATAGATGACTTCAAGCAGCGTTTCAATCTGGGGAAAGATTTTGTTGTGGTGGCAGACTCAGGCTTGATGAACAAGAACAATGTCACTTTGCTGCAGGAGGCTGGCTACAACTACATACTTGGAGCCCGCATCAAGAGCGAGAGCGCAAGCGTGAAGCAATGGATTCTCTCTTTAGAGAAGGTTGATAAAGCCTGTTACGACTACAAACGTGAGAATGGGGAAAGACTTATCGTCAGTTATTCCGACAAGCGTGCAAAGAAGGATGCCTACAACCGTGACCGCGGAATTGTCCGATTGAGAAAAGCCTATAAGACCGGACGCATCACGAAGAGTCAGGTGAACAAGCGTGGCTACAACAAGTTTCTTGAAATCAGCAAGGACATAGAAGTCGTCATCAGCGAAGAGAAGATTGCAGAGGACTGCCAGTGGGACGGACTCAAGGGCTACATCACCAATACAGACCTTGACGCCGAGCGTGTCATTGCCGAGTATCATGGACTCTGGGTGGTGGAACGTGCATTCCGTATTTCAAAAGGAACTCTGGAAATGCGTCCGATGTTTCATTTTACAGAACGTAGGATAGAGGCACATGTCTGCATTTGCTTCATCGCCTATAAGGTATATAAGGAACTGGAGCGACTCATTGCCATTAACAAGATTGGGATGAGTGTCGATAAGGTGCTTGAGGCAGCCAAAACTATCACGACAATCAGGGTAAGGATGCCTAAAAACGGGACTTACTTCACTAAGACACTCTTCTTGACGGAGAAGCACCTCGCAGTGAAACCACTTTTCGACATATCTGGCAACAAATCTTAA
- a CDS encoding flavin reductase family protein: MRKNFDPKKTVVTPLPVLIIGTYDENGTPNAMNVAWGGQCSEYHVAINIGHVRKTRDNIALKKAFTVSFATKDTVVAADYVGIVSGLKEPKLIEKAGWHAEKAEKVDAPVFKELPLTLECRFLREEETPEGEIRIVGEVVNMSADECILDEKGNVDLSKLQPIMFDSAALAYRVVGEKVGNAFKDGTQLK; this comes from the coding sequence ATGAGAAAGAACTTCGATCCAAAGAAAACCGTCGTCACTCCCCTGCCCGTACTGATTATCGGAACGTATGACGAAAACGGCACACCCAACGCCATGAACGTGGCATGGGGCGGACAATGCAGCGAATATCACGTAGCCATCAACATCGGACATGTGCGCAAGACACGCGACAATATCGCCCTGAAAAAGGCGTTCACCGTCAGTTTCGCCACCAAAGACACCGTTGTGGCAGCCGACTATGTGGGCATTGTCAGTGGATTGAAAGAGCCGAAACTGATTGAGAAAGCAGGATGGCACGCGGAGAAAGCCGAGAAGGTTGACGCTCCAGTGTTCAAGGAATTGCCACTGACCCTCGAATGCCGCTTCCTCCGCGAGGAAGAAACGCCCGAAGGAGAAATCCGCATCGTAGGTGAAGTGGTCAACATGAGTGCTGACGAGTGCATTCTCGACGAGAAAGGCAACGTTGATCTTTCCAAACTCCAGCCCATCATGTTCGACTCAGCCGCCCTCGCCTACCGCGTTGTCGGCGAAAAAGTCGGAAACGCATTCAAGGACGGAACGCAATTGAAATAG